The genome window TGACTTTTTACTACTTACCGCCATTCAAATCCACCCGCTTTCTTGCAAAAATAATAACAACAAAAATAATGACAAATAATATCACAGAAATCGCTGCTGCTTTTCCTAAATCATTGAATGCGAATGCTGTTTTATATAAATAAACTCCAAGGATATTTACTTTATTCGTGAGTAAGTATACATCGGTGAACATATAGAACATCCAAATCGCACGAAGCGTAATAACTGTCGCAAGTACCGGCATAATCGCTGGCAAAGTAACAATTTTGAATTTATCCCAAATGTTCGCTCCGTCCATATCAGCCGCCTCATAAAGCGACTTATCGACCGTTTGCAAAATCGCCAAAAACGAAATAAATGCATACGGGAAATAACGCCATATCGCAAAAAAGGTTACTAAAAAGAAACTAGAAACTGGATTATCAAACCATAGTGGCGCTTCTTTGAACATATGAAGCACATCCACTGTCATAAAATTAATTACACCATAGCCATTATTAAACATATATTTCCATGCAAAAATAAGAGAAATAGATGGTGTTACATACGACAAAATAATCAGCGACCGAGCCGTTCTTCTAAAGCGAAATTCACGGTTAAAGAATATCGCCACAAGTAGCCCCATCCCGGTGCTTCCAACCACTACAAGCGCTGTATAAGCCACAGTAAGACCTAGTGATTTATAAAACTCTGGATCCTTCAAAATATCTATATAGTTTTGTAAACCGATAAAGACCGATTTAATATTCGGATTTAGTGGCATATCTAAAAAACTAATCTGGATATTTGAAATCATCGGGTATAACACAAGTGCTGCCAGTAAAACAAAACTTGGCGCAAGTAAAATCATTGCTAACTTAAAGTCAGACCTTTTATATACTTTTGTTTTCATAATGCCTCCTTAAATCAAAAAGCGACGTGCTAAACTGTTAAAAAAGGCGGGGAGACTCACTCCCCGCTATTTGATTATTTGCCTTCTTCAGCTTTTTTCTGTGCAGCTTTTAGGTCCGCTGATACATCGCCACCGCCAACTGTTACGTTATTAACCATTTGTGCGATAATGCCTGAGCTAGTAATATCTCCCATTTTTGTGAGATTTTTACCGTCAACAAGTCCGAAAACTTGGATGTCATTGAAAGATGCTGCAATTTCATTTGGAAGATCACCAAACGATTTAATTACTTCGTTTTCTTTGTAAGCTTTTTGTTCTACTACTTCTTTGTTTACTGGTTGCGCCCCGCCAGGAGACATTAATACCCAAGTTGCCATATTTTCTGGTTGAGACAAGTATTCAACAAATTTCTTCGTTGCTTTCTTTTGCTCGTCATCCAAACCAGCTGAGATAGTTAAACCAGAAACTGTTCCATAAACTGCTTTTTCTTTTTCTTCTGGAATTGCGAAACCGATATTTTTTGGATCGCCTTCTTCATAAACGGATGGAAGGATATACGTAGAGTACATTGCCATTGGAACTGTTCCATTCATAAATGCATCTTTAATTTCCGTTACATCATTTGAACCAGGCATAGTGTATGCTGACAAATCTTTGTAATATTGAAGCGCTTCTTTCATTTCTGGTGTATCAATCGTTACATTACCTTTTGCATCTAAAACATTTGCTTTGTTAGAAAGTGCGAATTGAGAGAAAGCTTGCTCACTCATCGTGCTTTCTGCTGTTGGAATTGCAATACCATATTTTTTATCTGCTTTATTCGTGAATTTTTTCGCTACTTTTTCAATATCTGCCCAGTTTTTAGGTTCTTCAAAACCAGCATCGGCTAAAGCTTTTTTGTTGTACCAAATACCTTGAACCCAACCGCTTAATGGTGCTGCGATATAGCTTTTACCATCTTCAGAACGTACTAAGTTTGTTGCGCCTTCGTAGTATTTGTCTTCTCCAACAGAGTCAATAACTTCTTTCACTGCATCTTGGTCAATCAACTCATCTTTATCCATTACTTTGGCAAAATCTTGACTTACTTCCATAACAGCTGGAAGTTTACCAGAGCGAGCAAGTGTGACAACTTTTGTATTGAAAGCATCTTCCTCTACTGGAATTTGTTTGATTTTGATTGTTGGATTTTCTTTTTCAAAATCAGCAATTAATTTATTAATAACATCTAAACGCTCTTTTTCAACGGATGAATGCATAAATTCAATCGTTACTTCCTTACTACTAGACTCTTTCCCTCCACATGCAGCTAGAACCGCACTTAGAACCAACACAACAACAAGTAATACAAGACTCTTTTTCTTCATTTTTGTTCCTCCCTGTAATTTTTGGTTTTTAGCCAGCAGAATTCATAGCCACTAAGCTTTATGGAATCGCTCCCAGTTACTGTGGAGCCCTTATAAAGATTTGTATAAACACCGCTGTCTAGTGAATAACTCACTTCTTTTTCTGATAAATTATGAATCAATATAATCGATTCTGCGTCGGATGAACGTTTAACA of Listeria monocytogenes contains these proteins:
- a CDS encoding carbohydrate ABC transporter permease — protein: MKTKVYKRSDFKLAMILLAPSFVLLAALVLYPMISNIQISFLDMPLNPNIKSVFIGLQNYIDILKDPEFYKSLGLTVAYTALVVVGSTGMGLLVAIFFNREFRFRRTARSLIILSYVTPSISLIFAWKYMFNNGYGVINFMTVDVLHMFKEAPLWFDNPVSSFFLVTFFAIWRYFPYAFISFLAILQTVDKSLYEAADMDGANIWDKFKIVTLPAIMPVLATVITLRAIWMFYMFTDVYLLTNKVNILGVYLYKTAFAFNDLGKAAAISVILFVIIFVVIIFARKRVDLNGGK
- a CDS encoding ABC transporter substrate-binding protein, translated to MKKKSLVLLVVVLVLSAVLAACGGKESSSKEVTIEFMHSSVEKERLDVINKLIADFEKENPTIKIKQIPVEEDAFNTKVVTLARSGKLPAVMEVSQDFAKVMDKDELIDQDAVKEVIDSVGEDKYYEGATNLVRSEDGKSYIAAPLSGWVQGIWYNKKALADAGFEEPKNWADIEKVAKKFTNKADKKYGIAIPTAESTMSEQAFSQFALSNKANVLDAKGNVTIDTPEMKEALQYYKDLSAYTMPGSNDVTEIKDAFMNGTVPMAMYSTYILPSVYEEGDPKNIGFAIPEEKEKAVYGTVSGLTISAGLDDEQKKATKKFVEYLSQPENMATWVLMSPGGAQPVNKEVVEQKAYKENEVIKSFGDLPNEIAASFNDIQVFGLVDGKNLTKMGDITSSGIIAQMVNNVTVGGGDVSADLKAAQKKAEEGK